One part of the Phoenix dactylifera cultivar Barhee BC4 chromosome 4, palm_55x_up_171113_PBpolish2nd_filt_p, whole genome shotgun sequence genome encodes these proteins:
- the LOC113463305 gene encoding transcription factor bHLH162-like has product MKTCGGATKLERKTVEKNRRLYMKSLCFKLSSLVPKDQYTISKDTLTQEDQLDQATSYIKKLRERIERLKKEKEMALSSQRLDTTTGRVLSSFRLPVIEVRHSDSSLEVFIVSGLSKGFIFHDVLSVLEEEGAEAINASFSIVGDKIFCSIHSQAISSRIGFEAPRVRERLKQLVL; this is encoded by the exons atgaagacttgtggtggggcaaccaaacTGGAGAGGAAGACAGTGGAGAAGAACAGGAGACTGTACATGAAGAGCCTATGCTTCAAGCTCTCTTCTCTCGTACCAAAAGACCAGTACACCATCTCAAAG GATACATTGACACAAGAAGATCAGTTGGACCAAGCAACATCTTACATAAAGAAGCTGAGGGAAAGGATTGAAAgattgaagaaggagaaggaaatggCACTGAGCTCTCAAAGACTTGATACTACCACTGGCAGGGTCTTGAGTAGCTTTAGATTGCCGGTGATTGAAGTAAGACACTCGGATTCCAGCTTAGAGGTGTTTATAGTCAGTGGGCTGAGCAAGGGATTCATTTTCCATGACGTTCTTAGTGTCCTTGAGGAAGAAGGAGCCGAAGCCATTAACGCCAGCTTCTCCATTGTGGGCGACAAGATCTTCTGCTCCATCCATTCTCAA gccatttcctctagaattGGTTTTGAAGCCCCAAGGGTACGCGAGAGATTGAAGCAATTAGTTTTGTAA